One Scylla paramamosain isolate STU-SP2022 chromosome 7, ASM3559412v1, whole genome shotgun sequence DNA window includes the following coding sequences:
- the LOC135101852 gene encoding RNA-binding protein 25-like — protein sequence RERERERERERERERERERERERERERETERERERERERERRKERERDGKRERERERERERERERERERERERERERERERERERERERERERERERERERERERERERERERETERETRERERERERERERERERERERERERETERERERDGERERDGERERERERERERERERERERERERERERERERERERRRERRRERERERERERERERERERERERERERERRRERERDGERERERERERERERERERERERERERERERERERERERERERERERERERERERERERDGERDGERDGERERERRRERERERERERERERERERERERERERRRERERERERERERERERERERERERERERERERERERERERERERERAGNLFRGLHILYMKKSPTSLHV from the exons agagagagagagagagagagagagagagagagagagagagagagagagagagagagagagagagagagagagagagagagagagacggaaagagagagagagagagaaagagagagagagagacggaaagagagagagagagacggaaagagagagagagagagagagagagagagagagagagagagagagagagagagagagagagagagagagagagagagagagagagagagagagagagagagagagagagagagagagagagagagagagagagagagagagagagagagagagagagagagagagagagagagagagagagagagagagagagagacggagagagagac gagagagagagagagagagagagagagagagagagagagagagagagagagagagagagagagagagagagagagagagacggagagagagagagagagagacggagagagagagagagacggagagagagagagagagagagagagagagagagagagagagagagagagagagagagagagagagagagagagagagagagagagagagagagagagagagagagagagacggagagagagacggagagagagagagagagagagagagagagagagagagagagagagagagagagagagagagagagagagagagagagagagagagagacggagagagagagagagagacggagagagagagagagagagagagagagagagagagagagagagagagagagagagagagagagagagagagagagagagagagagagagagagagagagagagagagagagagagagagagagagagagagagagagagagagagagagagagagagagagagagagagagagagagacggagagagagacggagagagagacggagagagagagagagagagacggagagagagagagagagagagagagagagagagagagagagagagagagagagagagagagagagagagagagagagagagacggagagagagagagagagagagagagagagagagagagagagagagagagagagagagagagagagagagagagagagagagagagagagagagagagagagagagagagagagagagagagagagagagagagagagagagag CTGGCAACCTGTTCCGTGGGCTGCATATCTTATACATGAAAAAGTCACCAACCTCGCTACATGTGTAA
- the LOC135102032 gene encoding bromodomain-containing protein 3-like isoform X3 — translation MIPGQTRLDITMEETNGGGMQVDSPPKVGGTVEPPPREEPIIDPINDIVQPPFTPPSHRPGRVTNQLQYIQKQVMKTVWKHQFAWPFRQPVDAMKLNLPDYHKIIKHPMDLGTIKKRLENKYYWSAKECIQDFNTLFTNCYVYNKPGEDVVFMAQGLEKIFLRKVAAMPKDEIEVEDATSKGGKGRKGRTPTVPGTKPPRPPSVPSAPSVTAPSTVPVVTAPPVMNAVTVGGVTSASSPALSNSLSSPPTATTMGSSQLPLPLRVSTPPTTTTVLGSTAQPTVPAPASTNSFPPKGIKRKADAMNPMIGNSNLDAFSPGLGEKMGKISSRRESGRQIKKVNKDLPDSQELVFATAISPQSLGRIVMETCNAIITVLKEHIKIPKTSDEWLEVAAAFERTWQFPHCIGAIDGKHVQIKKPCGSGSYYYNYKHTFSIVLMAVVNARYEFMMVDAGANGRVSDGGVFGNTKFGKRLKEKQLNIPEPNAMPGCPGVMPYVFIADDAFPLLDNLMKPFAHRTNDKITSCL, via the exons AGACATAACCATGGAGGAGACAAACGGAGGGGGCATGCAGGTGGACTCTCCCCCTAAGGTGGGAGGGACAGTTGAGCCCCCACCAAGAGAGGAACCTATCATAGATCCCATTAATGACATTGTACagcctcccttcacccctccatCTCATAGACCTGGACGTGTTACAAATCAGCTTCAGTACATCCAGAAGCAAGTGATGAAGACTGTTTGGAAACACCAGTTTGCTTGGCCGTTTCGCCAGCCAGTGGATGCCATGAAGCTCAATTTACCTGACtaccacaaaataataaagCACCCTATGGACCTGGGCACTATTAAGAAACgccttgaaaataaatattattgGAGTGCCAAAGAGTGTATACAAGACTTCAACACTTTGTTTACTAATTGCTATGTGTATAATAAGCCTGGTGAGGACGTAGTGTTTATGGCACAGGGTCTAGAAAAGATATTTTTAAGAAAAGTGGCAGCGATGCCCAAGGATGAAATTGAAGTAGAGGATGCTACTAGCAAAGGTGGCAAGGGCCGTAAAGGTCGGACACCAACAGTGCCAGGAACAAAGCCTCCTAGACCTCCCTCAGTCCCTTCTGCCCCTTCTGTGACTGCCCCATCCACAGTGCCAGTGGTCACGGCACCTCCTGTTATGAATGCTGTTACAGTTGGGGGTGTCACCAGCGCTAGTTCGCCAGCCCTGTCCAACTCGCTCTCTTCCCCACCAACGGCTACTACCATGGGGTCATCTCAACTGCCACTACCCTTGAGAGTAAGCACCCCACCAACCACTACCACTGTGCTGGGTTCTACTGCTCAGCCCACCGTCCCAGCACCTGCATCAACAAACTCCTTTCCTCCG AAGGGGATTAAGAGGAAAGCAGACGCAATGAATCCAATGATTGGCAACTCTAATTTAGATGCATTTTCACCGGGGCtaggagaaaagatggggaagatatCCTCTCGGAGAGAGTCAGGCAGACAAATCAAGAAGGTAAACAAGGATTTACCAGATTCTCAG GAACTTGTGTTCGCCACTGCCATCTCTCCACAAAGTCTTGGTCGTATCGTTATGGAAACCTGTAATGCCATCATCACTGTATTGAAGGAGCATATTAAG ATCCCCAAAACATCAGACGAATGGTTAGAAGTTGCTGCAGCATTTGAGAGGACTTGGCAGTTTCCCCATTGTATCGGGGCGATCGATGGGAAGCATGTGCAAATTAAGAAACCTTGTGGTTCTGGTtcatactactacaactacaaacaTACATTCAGCATTGTGTTAATGGCTGTTGTTAATGCCAGATATGAATTTATGATGGTTGATGCAGGTGCCAATGGTAGAGTATCGGATGGTGGGGTGTTTGGAAACACAAAATTTGGTAAGAGGCTGAAAGAAAAGCAGTTAAATATTCCAGAGCCAAACGCCATGCCTGGGTGCCCTGGAGTTATGCCATATGTATTCATTGCAGACGATGCCTTTCCTTTACTTGATAACCTCATGAAGCCCTTTGCACACAGaacaaatgacaaaatcacAAGCTGTCTATAA
- the LOC135102032 gene encoding bromodomain-containing protein 3-like isoform X4: MEETNGGGMQVDSPPKVGGTVEPPPREEPIIDPINDIVQPPFTPPSHRPGRVTNQLQYIQKQVMKTVWKHQFAWPFRQPVDAMKLNLPDYHKIIKHPMDLGTIKKRLENKYYWSAKECIQDFNTLFTNCYVYNKPGEDVVFMAQGLEKIFLRKVAAMPKDEIEVEDATSKGGKGRKGRTPTVPGTKPPRPPSVPSAPSVTAPSTVPVVTAPPVMNAVTVGGVTSASSPALSNSLSSPPTATTMGSSQLPLPLRVSTPPTTTTVLGSTAQPTVPAPASTNSFPPKGIKRKADAMNPMIGNSNLDAFSPGLGEKMGKISSRRESGRQIKKVNKDLPDSQELVFATAISPQSLGRIVMETCNAIITVLKEHIKIPKTSDEWLEVAAAFERTWQFPHCIGAIDGKHVQIKKPCGSGSYYYNYKHTFSIVLMAVVNARYEFMMVDAGANGRVSDGGVFGNTKFGKRLKEKQLNIPEPNAMPGCPGVMPYVFIADDAFPLLDNLMKPFAHRTNDKITSCL, translated from the exons ATGGAGGAGACAAACGGAGGGGGCATGCAGGTGGACTCTCCCCCTAAGGTGGGAGGGACAGTTGAGCCCCCACCAAGAGAGGAACCTATCATAGATCCCATTAATGACATTGTACagcctcccttcacccctccatCTCATAGACCTGGACGTGTTACAAATCAGCTTCAGTACATCCAGAAGCAAGTGATGAAGACTGTTTGGAAACACCAGTTTGCTTGGCCGTTTCGCCAGCCAGTGGATGCCATGAAGCTCAATTTACCTGACtaccacaaaataataaagCACCCTATGGACCTGGGCACTATTAAGAAACgccttgaaaataaatattattgGAGTGCCAAAGAGTGTATACAAGACTTCAACACTTTGTTTACTAATTGCTATGTGTATAATAAGCCTGGTGAGGACGTAGTGTTTATGGCACAGGGTCTAGAAAAGATATTTTTAAGAAAAGTGGCAGCGATGCCCAAGGATGAAATTGAAGTAGAGGATGCTACTAGCAAAGGTGGCAAGGGCCGTAAAGGTCGGACACCAACAGTGCCAGGAACAAAGCCTCCTAGACCTCCCTCAGTCCCTTCTGCCCCTTCTGTGACTGCCCCATCCACAGTGCCAGTGGTCACGGCACCTCCTGTTATGAATGCTGTTACAGTTGGGGGTGTCACCAGCGCTAGTTCGCCAGCCCTGTCCAACTCGCTCTCTTCCCCACCAACGGCTACTACCATGGGGTCATCTCAACTGCCACTACCCTTGAGAGTAAGCACCCCACCAACCACTACCACTGTGCTGGGTTCTACTGCTCAGCCCACCGTCCCAGCACCTGCATCAACAAACTCCTTTCCTCCG AAGGGGATTAAGAGGAAAGCAGACGCAATGAATCCAATGATTGGCAACTCTAATTTAGATGCATTTTCACCGGGGCtaggagaaaagatggggaagatatCCTCTCGGAGAGAGTCAGGCAGACAAATCAAGAAGGTAAACAAGGATTTACCAGATTCTCAG GAACTTGTGTTCGCCACTGCCATCTCTCCACAAAGTCTTGGTCGTATCGTTATGGAAACCTGTAATGCCATCATCACTGTATTGAAGGAGCATATTAAG ATCCCCAAAACATCAGACGAATGGTTAGAAGTTGCTGCAGCATTTGAGAGGACTTGGCAGTTTCCCCATTGTATCGGGGCGATCGATGGGAAGCATGTGCAAATTAAGAAACCTTGTGGTTCTGGTtcatactactacaactacaaacaTACATTCAGCATTGTGTTAATGGCTGTTGTTAATGCCAGATATGAATTTATGATGGTTGATGCAGGTGCCAATGGTAGAGTATCGGATGGTGGGGTGTTTGGAAACACAAAATTTGGTAAGAGGCTGAAAGAAAAGCAGTTAAATATTCCAGAGCCAAACGCCATGCCTGGGTGCCCTGGAGTTATGCCATATGTATTCATTGCAGACGATGCCTTTCCTTTACTTGATAACCTCATGAAGCCCTTTGCACACAGaacaaatgacaaaatcacAAGCTGTCTATAA
- the LOC135102032 gene encoding homeotic protein female sterile-like isoform X2 translates to MDGRSHPAHHGYQQTPTPVNRGDITMEETNGGGMQVDSPPKVGGTVEPPPREEPIIDPINDIVQPPFTPPSHRPGRVTNQLQYIQKQVMKTVWKHQFAWPFRQPVDAMKLNLPDYHKIIKHPMDLGTIKKRLENKYYWSAKECIQDFNTLFTNCYVYNKPGEDVVFMAQGLEKIFLRKVAAMPKDEIEVEDATSKGGKGRKGRTPTVPGTKPPRPPSVPSAPSVTAPSTVPVVTAPPVMNAVTVGGVTSASSPALSNSLSSPPTATTMGSSQLPLPLRVSTPPTTTTVLGSTAQPTVPAPASTNSFPPKGIKRKADAMNPMIGNSNLDAFSPGLGEKMGKISSRRESGRQIKKELVFATAISPQSLGRIVMETCNAIITVLKEHIKIPKTSDEWLEVAAAFERTWQFPHCIGAIDGKHVQIKKPCGSGSYYYNYKHTFSIVLMAVVNARYEFMMVDAGANGRVSDGGVFGNTKFGKRLKEKQLNIPEPNAMPGCPGVMPYVFIADDAFPLLDNLMKPFAHRTNDKITSCL, encoded by the exons AGACATAACCATGGAGGAGACAAACGGAGGGGGCATGCAGGTGGACTCTCCCCCTAAGGTGGGAGGGACAGTTGAGCCCCCACCAAGAGAGGAACCTATCATAGATCCCATTAATGACATTGTACagcctcccttcacccctccatCTCATAGACCTGGACGTGTTACAAATCAGCTTCAGTACATCCAGAAGCAAGTGATGAAGACTGTTTGGAAACACCAGTTTGCTTGGCCGTTTCGCCAGCCAGTGGATGCCATGAAGCTCAATTTACCTGACtaccacaaaataataaagCACCCTATGGACCTGGGCACTATTAAGAAACgccttgaaaataaatattattgGAGTGCCAAAGAGTGTATACAAGACTTCAACACTTTGTTTACTAATTGCTATGTGTATAATAAGCCTGGTGAGGACGTAGTGTTTATGGCACAGGGTCTAGAAAAGATATTTTTAAGAAAAGTGGCAGCGATGCCCAAGGATGAAATTGAAGTAGAGGATGCTACTAGCAAAGGTGGCAAGGGCCGTAAAGGTCGGACACCAACAGTGCCAGGAACAAAGCCTCCTAGACCTCCCTCAGTCCCTTCTGCCCCTTCTGTGACTGCCCCATCCACAGTGCCAGTGGTCACGGCACCTCCTGTTATGAATGCTGTTACAGTTGGGGGTGTCACCAGCGCTAGTTCGCCAGCCCTGTCCAACTCGCTCTCTTCCCCACCAACGGCTACTACCATGGGGTCATCTCAACTGCCACTACCCTTGAGAGTAAGCACCCCACCAACCACTACCACTGTGCTGGGTTCTACTGCTCAGCCCACCGTCCCAGCACCTGCATCAACAAACTCCTTTCCTCCG AAGGGGATTAAGAGGAAAGCAGACGCAATGAATCCAATGATTGGCAACTCTAATTTAGATGCATTTTCACCGGGGCtaggagaaaagatggggaagatatCCTCTCGGAGAGAGTCAGGCAGACAAATCAAGAAG GAACTTGTGTTCGCCACTGCCATCTCTCCACAAAGTCTTGGTCGTATCGTTATGGAAACCTGTAATGCCATCATCACTGTATTGAAGGAGCATATTAAG ATCCCCAAAACATCAGACGAATGGTTAGAAGTTGCTGCAGCATTTGAGAGGACTTGGCAGTTTCCCCATTGTATCGGGGCGATCGATGGGAAGCATGTGCAAATTAAGAAACCTTGTGGTTCTGGTtcatactactacaactacaaacaTACATTCAGCATTGTGTTAATGGCTGTTGTTAATGCCAGATATGAATTTATGATGGTTGATGCAGGTGCCAATGGTAGAGTATCGGATGGTGGGGTGTTTGGAAACACAAAATTTGGTAAGAGGCTGAAAGAAAAGCAGTTAAATATTCCAGAGCCAAACGCCATGCCTGGGTGCCCTGGAGTTATGCCATATGTATTCATTGCAGACGATGCCTTTCCTTTACTTGATAACCTCATGAAGCCCTTTGCACACAGaacaaatgacaaaatcacAAGCTGTCTATAA
- the LOC135102032 gene encoding bromodomain-containing protein 3-like isoform X1, with amino-acid sequence MDGRSHPAHHGYQQTPTPVNRGDITMEETNGGGMQVDSPPKVGGTVEPPPREEPIIDPINDIVQPPFTPPSHRPGRVTNQLQYIQKQVMKTVWKHQFAWPFRQPVDAMKLNLPDYHKIIKHPMDLGTIKKRLENKYYWSAKECIQDFNTLFTNCYVYNKPGEDVVFMAQGLEKIFLRKVAAMPKDEIEVEDATSKGGKGRKGRTPTVPGTKPPRPPSVPSAPSVTAPSTVPVVTAPPVMNAVTVGGVTSASSPALSNSLSSPPTATTMGSSQLPLPLRVSTPPTTTTVLGSTAQPTVPAPASTNSFPPKGIKRKADAMNPMIGNSNLDAFSPGLGEKMGKISSRRESGRQIKKVNKDLPDSQELVFATAISPQSLGRIVMETCNAIITVLKEHIKIPKTSDEWLEVAAAFERTWQFPHCIGAIDGKHVQIKKPCGSGSYYYNYKHTFSIVLMAVVNARYEFMMVDAGANGRVSDGGVFGNTKFGKRLKEKQLNIPEPNAMPGCPGVMPYVFIADDAFPLLDNLMKPFAHRTNDKITSCL; translated from the exons AGACATAACCATGGAGGAGACAAACGGAGGGGGCATGCAGGTGGACTCTCCCCCTAAGGTGGGAGGGACAGTTGAGCCCCCACCAAGAGAGGAACCTATCATAGATCCCATTAATGACATTGTACagcctcccttcacccctccatCTCATAGACCTGGACGTGTTACAAATCAGCTTCAGTACATCCAGAAGCAAGTGATGAAGACTGTTTGGAAACACCAGTTTGCTTGGCCGTTTCGCCAGCCAGTGGATGCCATGAAGCTCAATTTACCTGACtaccacaaaataataaagCACCCTATGGACCTGGGCACTATTAAGAAACgccttgaaaataaatattattgGAGTGCCAAAGAGTGTATACAAGACTTCAACACTTTGTTTACTAATTGCTATGTGTATAATAAGCCTGGTGAGGACGTAGTGTTTATGGCACAGGGTCTAGAAAAGATATTTTTAAGAAAAGTGGCAGCGATGCCCAAGGATGAAATTGAAGTAGAGGATGCTACTAGCAAAGGTGGCAAGGGCCGTAAAGGTCGGACACCAACAGTGCCAGGAACAAAGCCTCCTAGACCTCCCTCAGTCCCTTCTGCCCCTTCTGTGACTGCCCCATCCACAGTGCCAGTGGTCACGGCACCTCCTGTTATGAATGCTGTTACAGTTGGGGGTGTCACCAGCGCTAGTTCGCCAGCCCTGTCCAACTCGCTCTCTTCCCCACCAACGGCTACTACCATGGGGTCATCTCAACTGCCACTACCCTTGAGAGTAAGCACCCCACCAACCACTACCACTGTGCTGGGTTCTACTGCTCAGCCCACCGTCCCAGCACCTGCATCAACAAACTCCTTTCCTCCG AAGGGGATTAAGAGGAAAGCAGACGCAATGAATCCAATGATTGGCAACTCTAATTTAGATGCATTTTCACCGGGGCtaggagaaaagatggggaagatatCCTCTCGGAGAGAGTCAGGCAGACAAATCAAGAAGGTAAACAAGGATTTACCAGATTCTCAG GAACTTGTGTTCGCCACTGCCATCTCTCCACAAAGTCTTGGTCGTATCGTTATGGAAACCTGTAATGCCATCATCACTGTATTGAAGGAGCATATTAAG ATCCCCAAAACATCAGACGAATGGTTAGAAGTTGCTGCAGCATTTGAGAGGACTTGGCAGTTTCCCCATTGTATCGGGGCGATCGATGGGAAGCATGTGCAAATTAAGAAACCTTGTGGTTCTGGTtcatactactacaactacaaacaTACATTCAGCATTGTGTTAATGGCTGTTGTTAATGCCAGATATGAATTTATGATGGTTGATGCAGGTGCCAATGGTAGAGTATCGGATGGTGGGGTGTTTGGAAACACAAAATTTGGTAAGAGGCTGAAAGAAAAGCAGTTAAATATTCCAGAGCCAAACGCCATGCCTGGGTGCCCTGGAGTTATGCCATATGTATTCATTGCAGACGATGCCTTTCCTTTACTTGATAACCTCATGAAGCCCTTTGCACACAGaacaaatgacaaaatcacAAGCTGTCTATAA